A window of Candidatus Woesearchaeota archaeon genomic DNA:
CCCAATAATAACAGAGGACGGGCATGATACTTCGGCAGAGAACCTCTCCGGCGGGGAAAAGACAGCTGTTGCGCTGGCATTCAGCCATGAGGCGAAGATAGAGAGCTTCGTGGAGCATGTGATAAGGATAACAAAGCAGGAGCATGAGAGCAAGGTTCTAAACAATTCTTAGAAGGAGGAACTTTTTCAAAAAGTTTATGGGGCTGCCGTGATTCGAACACGGGTTGCATGCACCCCAAGCATGAGTGATACCAGGCTACACTACAGCCCCGTAATTTTGAAATTAAGTAAAAGGCGCCTGTTTTTATATTTATTCTTTTGATAAGATGGGAGAAAAAGATTAAAATATAATAAGGATGCTTATTAAGGATATTGTAAAAAGCAATGTTGAAAGCAATATTATTTCTTCTGTCCTATCTTTGCAGTTAATGATTCCGGCAAATGCTCTTTTCATAGGAGAAGATGAACTTGAACTGCTTTTTGAAGATTCTAAAAAAGCTTGGCTCTCTTCTGGAATTGGCTCTGGCTCAGCAGGAGACTCCACTGGAGCAGGAATCGTGCATGCCCTTGACTCTGTCGGCTTATTAATGTATGTTCCGCAGTTGTTTAGGTCCCTGCATGTCCTGGTCTGCCATCCAAGACTGCATTCTCCCCATCCGCCAGGGCAAATCCAAAGCTCGCTGCAGGATTCTTTTTGCTTTTCTGCAACTTTGCCTGGGCTTCCGCTGTAGCCCGCACCGCTGCTTCCTCCTGGGCTAACTGCTGCGGTATTTATTTCCGCGCCCGTATCTGCGCTATCAGGAACATCAGAATTTTCAGTGAAATTACCCTCAGTCAGACTCACAGATTCTGTAACATTTATCTCTGATGTTGAATTCATCTCAGAACCATTTGGCAATTCTGTTGAATTAACCTGAGTTAAGTTTATCTCTTCTGGAACTTCTGTAACATTTATTCCTGAAGTTGAATTAATTTCGCTTACATTCAATTCTTCTGTGTGCAATTCTGAGGTTAAGTTGCCTGTTGGTGCAGGCTCAGTTACTTCGCAGTTGTCATCCACTAAGCCATCGCAATTATCATCAATATGATTGCAAACTTCTGCTTTCCCTGGGTTTATCTCCTGGTTATTGTCATCACAATCAAGCCCCATGCTGCTGCATGCGCTGCTTCCATTGCTTCCGTATCCGTCATTATCATTATCAACGCATAACAGAGCAATAGAATCATTGAATGTATTTTCTGCCTGATTTATTCCATCATTGGCTTTTATTGTGTAGACTCCTTCAATCCCATCAAGATTATATGAATAAAGTGAAAATGATGAATTTGCTGGAAGAGATGAAGGGCACCATTTTTCATCCGGGCAAATATGATTTTCCCCATTTGGGCGCGTAATCTGCAGTTGGACAGGATTTTCAGCGCTTGCAGAGTCAAATCCGCTTCCTGAGATGTAGACTATTTCTTCAGGCGCAAAATCCAGTTTTGCATTGCCTAATTCATCAGTTGTCCAGATATTCGCAGGCTTCTTTGGCACATTTATGTAGAGCGTAACTCCCGGGCATGCGTAAGCGTGGATTCCGCCGCCTTCATACAGCCTTTCTTCCTTTACCATAACCATGTACGAGTAAATCCCTTCACCTTCAATGGATTCTGGAAATGTGATAATTATGTTGAATTTGCCGTTTCCATACGGCCCAAGAGTAAAATTATCAGACTCAGCTTTCATATACTTTGTCAGGTTGCCTATAAGAGGAACAGTAAATCCTATTTCTTCATTAAGATCATTATGAACGTAAAAGCCGATAGATATTGTTGCATTCGGCTGGAAGTCAACTTTCTTGTATTCCTCATCATAAGCGATAGTCATTCCGCAGGCTTTCTCAGGCATAAGCAGGAAAATAACAGGGAGAATTAAAATGATTAAGAATTTGGCAGAAATGCCATTGGCTCCGATTGAATCTGCTGGATTTATTTTTTTTATTCCCATCTTGCTCATCTGACAAAGGTTATCAAAATTATACACTGATAAGTGACAACGATTATATAAATCTTTCCTAAAATTAACTATATAATAGTAGTAACACATAAGAAAGAGGAAACCTGCGCATAATAATTAAAATCAAGATTAAGGCTTATTTAGAGAGTATAATATGAAAAGGGAGTTTGAATTAACTCAGAATACCCTGCTTTCATGCTCCTGCTTTGCAATCCTTATTATGTGGTCAACAAAGCTTTCAATCTTCGCCTCGTGGCTGACTATTATTGTCTGCCTGACATTCAGCTCAGACAGAACTGTCCTTACTTTGTCAAGCTGCTCGCTTGAGAATCCGTCTGTCGGCTCATCAAGAATTATGATGTCCCTTGTCTTTATGTCTGAAACCATCTGGTTTATGACCTTGTTGAGGGCAAGCCGGTATGCAAGCGCAATTGAGGTTTTCTCCCCACCTGAAAGGTTTTCAATCCCTGTTTCATACCCGTTCTGCTCTATTACAGGAGTGAAGTCGTCATCAAGGCGGGCGCTCATTTGCTCCTCTTCAACAAGCGAGAAGAACCATTCCTCAAAAAGGCTGCTGAATTCCTGGTGAACTGAGCTCATCACAGTTTTCTCTATTGAGGAAATCATTCCTATGAATTTTTCTGAAATCATGCTTTCAGTCTCTTTTATGGATTCGCATTTTTCCTTCTCTTTCTCTTTTTCACTAACCTCTTTTGAGAGTTTCCCAAATGATTCAGTGTGCAAATCAAGCTCGCTTTTCAGGGATGAGTGCAATATTGACAATTCCTTTTCCTTCTTCTCAATCTCCTCAAGGGCAGAGCTGATTTTGAGGAATTCCTTCTCTGAATCGCGCATTCCCTTGATTTCTGAGGAAATCTTCATCTTCCTTGCATTGATTTCCCCCACTGACTTTTTCAATTCTGAGACTGCCTCTTCTGATTTTTTGAGAAGTTCAATTTTCTGGGAAAGCTCCCTTTCCATGCTTTCCTTTTCCATAAGAACGATGTTGTTTTCGTGCGCTGTCCTGAGAAGGCCTTTGTATTTTTCCTCTTCCCTGTTCAGATTGGCTATTTTCTCATCTGAGGATGAATCTTCCAGGAGAATAAGCCCTTCGCCAATCTCTTTCAGGCTTATTTCCTTTTTTTTGATTTCAGACATGCGCTCTTTTGCCGACTTGATTTCAGCTCTAAGCTTTTCTGACATTGACTCTTCCTGCAAAAGTGCCTTAATGCTGAGCTTTAATTCCCTTTCCAATAGCTCAAGTTTTTCCTCTCTTTTTGAAAGCTGGGAAAGCTCCTTTTCAGCAGATTCGCTCTTTTCCCCGTGCTCCTTTTCTATATGAGCCCTGTATCCTTCGGTTATTTCCTGCCTGCAGGTTGGGCACACCTTGCGAGCAGATATTTCAGAGATTATCCTTTCTGATTCGCTTTTAACTGTAGAAAATTCGCTTTTTTTTGCAATAATCTCTTTTAACTCAATTTCAATTTTATCGCGCTCTTTCTCAAACTTTGTTCTTTGTGATGAA
This region includes:
- a CDS encoding SMC family ATPase codes for the protein MRIKWIKLRNIRSYSSCSLEFPEGSILLSGDIGAGKSTILLSIEFALFGFTSEINGETLLRNGKSAGSVELSFESDGKDITIKRSLKKKGSGIAQDSGYIIIDNAKEEKSADELKSAVLEILGYPQELLKKKSIPLYRYTVYTPQEDMKKILFESREERLSTIRKIFGIEKYGLVRANAVIIAASLRERARELSGKIYDLSPKREELSEKKRIMAALEKRINELSTELETAGKKVDFGKVKKKEAEENQRKFLQAKAQLESIEEMLSEKVVEIEKSKAQQEKAGNDIKALEKRISEKHASKKIDEESLEKSLEGIRKDLSALEKKHAEALERRKNLLMRKKELEKEISSGEELEKEVSEKEKELEKSAASSSQRTKFEKERDKIEIELKEIIAKKSEFSTVKSESERIISEISARKVCPTCRQEITEGYRAHIEKEHGEKSESAEKELSQLSKREEKLELLERELKLSIKALLQEESMSEKLRAEIKSAKERMSEIKKKEISLKEIGEGLILLEDSSSDEKIANLNREEEKYKGLLRTAHENNIVLMEKESMERELSQKIELLKKSEEAVSELKKSVGEINARKMKISSEIKGMRDSEKEFLKISSALEEIEKKEKELSILHSSLKSELDLHTESFGKLSKEVSEKEKEKEKCESIKETESMISEKFIGMISSIEKTVMSSVHQEFSSLFEEWFFSLVEEEQMSARLDDDFTPVIEQNGYETGIENLSGGEKTSIALAYRLALNKVINQMVSDIKTRDIIILDEPTDGFSSEQLDKVRTVLSELNVRQTIIVSHEAKIESFVDHIIRIAKQEHESRVF
- a CDS encoding putative metal-binding motif-containing protein, with amino-acid sequence MGIKKINPADSIGANGISAKFLIILILPVIFLLMPEKACGMTIAYDEEYKKVDFQPNATISIGFYVHNDLNEEIGFTVPLIGNLTKYMKAESDNFTLGPYGNGKFNIIITFPESIEGEGIYSYMVMVKEERLYEGGGIHAYACPGVTLYINVPKKPANIWTTDELGNAKLDFAPEEIVYISGSGFDSASAENPVQLQITRPNGENHICPDEKWCPSSLPANSSFSLYSYNLDGIEGVYTIKANDGINQAENTFNDSIALLCVDNDNDGYGSNGSSACSSMGLDCDDNNQEINPGKAEVCNHIDDNCDGLVDDNCEVTEPAPTGNLTSELHTEELNVSEINSTSGINVTEVPEEINLTQVNSTELPNGSEMNSTSEINVTESVSLTEGNFTENSDVPDSADTGAEINTAAVSPGGSSGAGYSGSPGKVAEKQKESCSELWICPGGWGECSLGWQTRTCRDLNNCGTYINKPTESRACTIPAPVESPAEPEPIPEESQAFLESSKSSSSSSSPMKRAFAGIINCKDRTEEIILLSTLLFTISLISILIIF